Proteins encoded together in one Mannheimia haemolytica window:
- a CDS encoding integrating conjugative element membrane protein, PFL_4702 family, which yields MNRIKSLTKHLHSRYLAVMLFFWGSLQNAFAAGPDASKIPDFQIPGVDSNTKDPMEIIWIVLKGLVTLGAVILAAVAILTVVKALIGIYNEATSENGKKGWGHFILALIIGFIVIFFCLWLVKLAVGLF from the coding sequence ATGAACCGCATTAAATCTCTTACGAAACATCTGCATAGTCGTTATTTGGCTGTAATGCTCTTCTTCTGGGGTTCCCTCCAAAATGCATTTGCAGCCGGTCCTGATGCTTCCAAAATCCCAGACTTCCAAATTCCAGGCGTGGATAGTAATACCAAAGATCCAATGGAAATTATTTGGATTGTTCTGAAAGGTCTTGTCACTCTCGGAGCTGTTATTTTAGCAGCCGTAGCCATTTTGACAGTTGTTAAAGCATTGATTGGCATCTATAACGAAGCTACATCTGAAAATGGTAAAAAAGGTTGGGGACACTTTATTCTCGCCTTAATTATCGGCTTTATTGTGATTTTCTTCTGCTTGTGGTTAGTCAAACTTGCAGTCGGACTCTTCTAA
- a CDS encoding integrating conjugative element protein, PFL_4693 family, with amino-acid sequence MKFNLCRKAIPLAVLPLLLSFALPTLAQNMQTETVSSSQSTLQKQSQHQQSQLSDSLKQAKEWGLTVEEWSRYTELMKGERGMWSPNLDPLTALGIEARTAEEREKYARMLAKKYYERVSKELDFDKVYRQEFEKLYPNELPFEVEPHISQSVGRVVYFTRFDNCDSCKSDLGKILSYANNQTPLDIYIVGQNISDNDIRKWAADNNIDPIKVSKRLITLNHDKGYWLRYSLGKMPAAYQIKQDGEWTSLVY; translated from the coding sequence ATGAAGTTTAATTTATGCCGTAAAGCTATACCGTTGGCAGTACTACCTCTTTTATTGTCCTTTGCATTACCTACTCTGGCTCAAAATATGCAAACAGAGACCGTAAGTAGCTCACAATCGACTTTGCAGAAACAAAGCCAACATCAACAATCACAATTAAGTGATAGCCTAAAACAGGCTAAAGAATGGGGATTGACCGTTGAAGAATGGAGTCGTTATACCGAATTAATGAAAGGTGAGCGAGGTATGTGGTCGCCAAATCTAGATCCGTTAACTGCTTTAGGTATCGAAGCACGAACTGCTGAGGAAAGGGAAAAATATGCTCGTATGTTGGCGAAAAAATATTATGAACGAGTGTCAAAAGAACTTGATTTTGACAAAGTTTATCGTCAGGAGTTTGAGAAACTTTATCCGAATGAGCTACCTTTTGAGGTTGAACCACATATTTCTCAATCGGTAGGTCGTGTGGTTTATTTTACCCGTTTTGATAACTGCGATTCTTGTAAAAGTGATCTTGGGAAAATCCTCTCTTACGCAAATAATCAAACACCTCTCGATATTTATATTGTTGGGCAAAACATCTCCGATAATGATATTCGTAAATGGGCTGCCGACAATAATATTGACCCAATAAAAGTCAGTAAAAGATTGATTACCCTTAACCACGATAAAGGCTATTGGCTGAGATATTCGTTAGGAAAAATGCCCGCTGCTTACCAAATCAAACAGGATGGTGAATGGACATCACTCGTGTATTAG
- a CDS encoding integrating conjugative element membrane protein, PFL_4697 family, producing the protein MSEETKARRKSGLINLIFGKINMSLAAIAVSLIFSIILEWIGIAFWWPQEGHLHSQTMMLNEMQWLSDDFSQSLFAKSSTAFATSIIENVYNWLFVYTGVKEWLTSPGNGSMEQWVHHYGRAYIESVIYVVITFIIRLIIIVFTSPLFLLTALSGLTEGLSLRDIRKFGAGRESAYLYHHARRYIMPMMVTAWVLYLSIPFSIHPNIILVPAACLFGLSICITAASFKKFL; encoded by the coding sequence ATGAGTGAAGAAACTAAAGCTCGCCGAAAATCAGGTTTAATCAACCTGATTTTTGGAAAAATAAATATGTCGCTTGCTGCAATTGCAGTATCTCTCATATTCAGCATTATTTTAGAGTGGATAGGCATTGCTTTCTGGTGGCCGCAAGAAGGGCATTTGCATAGCCAAACGATGATGCTCAATGAGATGCAATGGCTATCGGATGACTTTTCTCAAAGCCTGTTTGCCAAGTCTTCTACTGCTTTTGCAACATCAATTATTGAAAACGTGTATAACTGGTTATTCGTTTATACGGGTGTTAAGGAGTGGTTAACTTCACCGGGTAATGGTAGTATGGAACAGTGGGTACATCACTACGGCAGAGCCTATATTGAATCTGTTATTTATGTGGTGATCACCTTTATTATTCGCCTCATTATTATTGTTTTTACCAGCCCACTCTTTTTATTGACTGCACTTTCCGGTTTAACCGAAGGACTGTCATTACGAGATATACGAAAATTTGGTGCCGGGCGGGAATCAGCCTACCTATACCATCACGCTAGACGTTATATTATGCCAATGATGGTCACAGCTTGGGTGCTTTATTTATCTATCCCGTTTTCAATTCATCCGAACATCATTTTAGTCCCAGCAGCCTGTTTGTTTGGTTTATCCATCTGTATAACTGCGGCGAGTTTCAAGAAATTCTTGTAA
- a CDS encoding integrating conjugative element protein, PFL_4695 family — MQNKVKVLLFSLYVSHFSWADLTVIADFGGESAVRFYESLQPEHDENAPNYPNSISASVSEADILPIVSHKLSPGTIKEKPFDLTGMQAIFLIGADNTSAQWLQQNREKLITLNATGLVVNVQTLSELNQLRDIVPELRILPTPGDDLAERIGIAHYPVLITESGVSQ; from the coding sequence ATGCAAAACAAGGTAAAAGTATTATTGTTTAGTTTATATGTGTCCCATTTCTCTTGGGCTGATTTAACCGTGATTGCTGATTTCGGTGGTGAAAGTGCGGTACGTTTTTATGAATCTTTGCAACCGGAACACGATGAAAATGCACCAAACTATCCGAATTCCATTTCAGCCTCAGTGAGTGAGGCTGATATTTTACCCATTGTTTCCCATAAACTATCTCCCGGGACTATTAAAGAAAAACCATTTGATTTAACCGGAATGCAAGCCATTTTCTTAATTGGAGCAGATAATACCTCAGCTCAGTGGTTACAACAAAATCGAGAGAAGTTGATCACGTTGAATGCAACAGGGCTTGTAGTGAATGTACAAACACTCTCCGAACTTAATCAATTACGAGACATTGTACCGGAACTGAGAATATTACCAACTCCCGGAGATGACCTTGCAGAGCGAATTGGTATTGCACATTACCCTGTCTTAATCACTGAAAGCGGAGTTTCACAATAA
- a CDS encoding Protein of uncharacterised function (DUF3577) — translation MTTQTSTQKNYFNLHTTGIGYLNDIRLVEHKKGNPFYACRVAALVGESDSPEYRYFDMNVVGKETETLIKKCQKAVSEEKKVLVSFVMADLWFDTFTYSSDSKYHKKGDTGVSLKGRLIRIKMIKIDGEIVYQEKPKADEQSE, via the coding sequence ATGACAACTCAAACTTCTACTCAAAAAAATTACTTCAATCTACATACTACCGGCATTGGCTATTTAAACGATATTCGTTTAGTAGAGCATAAAAAAGGAAATCCTTTTTATGCTTGTCGTGTTGCAGCTCTTGTTGGCGAATCTGACTCACCAGAGTACAGATATTTTGATATGAATGTAGTCGGTAAAGAAACCGAAACACTCATCAAAAAATGCCAAAAAGCGGTCTCTGAAGAGAAAAAAGTGCTTGTATCATTTGTAATGGCTGATTTGTGGTTCGATACTTTCACTTATTCAAGTGACAGTAAATATCACAAAAAAGGCGATACTGGAGTGTCTCTTAAAGGTCGCTTAATCCGCATCAAAATGATTAAAATTGATGGGGAAATCGTCTATCAAGAAAAACCAAAAGCAGATGAGCAATCTGAGTAA
- a CDS encoding integrative conjugative element protein, RAQPRD family, producing the protein MSISTSLRKGIVVLVTLSCLPALASTEQEQLAQAIKQLEAAKLSLQRAEKVAKASPKTREYFNYSAIHSDIETVKKGIQQYINPSRALPRDPNVLRTLSDDYSKLRGQ; encoded by the coding sequence ATGTCTATTTCAACATCTTTAAGGAAAGGTATTGTTGTCCTTGTTACCTTATCTTGCTTGCCAGCACTTGCTTCAACAGAACAAGAGCAATTAGCCCAGGCAATTAAGCAACTGGAAGCGGCAAAATTATCACTTCAACGAGCAGAAAAAGTAGCTAAAGCCTCGCCTAAAACACGAGAATACTTTAACTATTCTGCTATTCACAGTGATATTGAAACCGTCAAAAAAGGAATTCAACAATATATCAATCCAAGCCGAGCATTACCTCGTGATCCGAATGTACTACGTACATTAAGTGATGATTATAGCAAATTACGGGGGCAGTGA
- a CDS encoding integrating conjugative element protein PilL, PFGI-1 class yields MKTKISLMTVFMLGLSGCVHQQDTAQNSDEITPMPDSLLTPQMQQLPPQDRIVSKDIYQEQTTSNTEVVRDGRYTLISIAPEEGQKYLLEQVVSVKVSNPKNRFTANVQQGLRSTLTNTGLDLCYPPIGEQGNAVQTLFTRPLPKVHYQFGPMKLYEALQMIAGPAYELTLNDISRTICFKARESSFQNPHKPAVAVTTTTIKTEVIEE; encoded by the coding sequence ATGAAAACAAAAATATCCTTAATGACTGTTTTTATGCTTGGCTTAAGTGGTTGTGTTCATCAACAGGATACAGCTCAAAATAGTGATGAAATCACACCTATGCCTGATTCATTGCTAACACCTCAAATGCAACAATTACCTCCACAAGACCGTATCGTGTCCAAAGATATTTACCAAGAACAGACTACCTCGAATACCGAAGTGGTACGTGACGGACGCTACACCTTAATCAGTATTGCTCCGGAGGAAGGTCAAAAATATCTGCTTGAACAAGTCGTATCAGTCAAAGTCTCCAATCCTAAAAATCGTTTTACTGCGAATGTCCAGCAAGGTTTGCGTTCTACATTAACTAATACGGGTTTAGATTTGTGTTATCCACCTATCGGAGAACAAGGTAATGCGGTTCAAACACTTTTTACCCGACCTCTTCCAAAAGTTCATTACCAATTCGGTCCGATGAAATTATATGAAGCTCTACAAATGATTGCAGGTCCCGCTTATGAACTAACTCTTAATGATATATCCCGTACGATTTGCTTTAAAGCTCGGGAAAGTTCATTCCAAAACCCTCATAAACCTGCTGTTGCCGTTACAACGACAACAATTAAAACCGAGGTCATTGAGGAATAA
- a CDS encoding integrating conjugative element protein, PFL_4703 family, with translation MSQLKSQLHEKDKHIKTTRIFAFLFFIIILVLAGVIYTFPSRLTIYNPPDLRAGSQRAWWEIPKPTIYAFSYQIFQQMNRWMTNGEEDYEKNITTLKPFLTPHCEAFLRQDYKDRLRNNELRSRTRMVYEITGRGYSEDKVTIFSEDSWAVNLDLSVDEHFQGQPVKRVYIRFPISIVRMDVDSAQNPWGLGFNCYHSIPKLLEGVEPKTEEKK, from the coding sequence ATGAGCCAGTTAAAAAGCCAATTACACGAAAAAGATAAACATATCAAAACGACTCGAATTTTTGCCTTCCTGTTTTTCATTATTATTTTGGTACTGGCAGGCGTAATCTATACTTTCCCAAGTCGCCTTACGATATACAACCCACCAGATCTGCGTGCTGGGAGCCAACGAGCTTGGTGGGAAATTCCTAAACCAACAATTTATGCATTCTCCTATCAAATTTTCCAGCAAATGAATCGGTGGATGACAAATGGCGAAGAGGATTATGAGAAAAATATCACCACCCTCAAACCATTTTTAACACCACACTGTGAAGCATTTTTACGACAAGATTATAAAGATCGTCTGCGTAACAATGAACTACGCAGCCGAACCCGTATGGTGTATGAAATTACCGGTAGAGGATATAGTGAAGATAAAGTTACCATATTCAGTGAAGATAGTTGGGCTGTCAATCTTGATTTAAGTGTGGATGAACATTTCCAAGGACAGCCGGTAAAACGAGTTTATATTCGTTTTCCTATCAGTATTGTGAGAATGGATGTCGATTCTGCTCAAAACCCTTGGGGATTAGGGTTTAATTGCTATCACTCCATTCCAAAACTCTTAGAAGGTGTTGAGCCAAAAACAGAGGAGAAAAAATAA
- a CDS encoding conjugative transfer region protein, producing the protein MSEQDTTIPFLPTRLNREATVYGGMTVSEFGISAGLGFMLGLIVGLFLWILTDFWLLIPAMAMLLCIATVLIGKGIVAAVKRGKPEAYLNRLVEKKMDDLFNGHKFIKREGFWSIRRYRRK; encoded by the coding sequence ATGTCAGAACAAGATACAACCATTCCTTTTCTTCCCACCCGCCTTAATCGTGAAGCTACCGTTTACGGTGGGATGACAGTTAGTGAGTTCGGCATATCTGCCGGATTAGGATTTATGTTAGGTCTGATTGTTGGTCTCTTCTTGTGGATATTAACTGATTTTTGGCTTCTTATTCCGGCAATGGCAATGTTGCTCTGCATCGCAACTGTCTTAATCGGAAAAGGTATTGTCGCTGCGGTTAAACGAGGAAAACCAGAGGCTTATTTAAATAGATTAGTTGAAAAGAAAATGGATGACCTCTTTAACGGTCATAAGTTTATAAAACGAGAAGGGTTTTGGTCTATTCGCCGATATAGAAGGAAATAA
- a CDS encoding Type IV secretory pathway, VirD4 components, which translates to MSAKHTLEAWLRPPVEFFPAAVHASCAFVSAAAPWSLALHPSIGYSIAAGFGALSFYRAKQGWQIVRYHRNLKRLPNYSMTSKQIPVSNKYLFVGKGFEWKPIHTQRLHDCFSDNGSKYLEPSKLFKMAREYEKRHENWLTHLTSKDSRWNLVRPLPPVEGIPAIHGIEPDEVDVVQSVSSRVGHTVVFGTTRVGKTRLAEVFVTQDIHRGKTADEREVVVFFDPKGDADMLKRMYAEAKRAGREDEFYVFHLGYPEISARYNPVGRFNRISEVAGRISGQLSGAGNSAAFKEFAWRFVNIVARALVELGNRPNYVQISQFVQNIDSLFLDYAEKFIRKTDPKIWENLATIAAGLDEKALPFGMKDRPLIFVINKYIAESAVFDPILQGLASAVRYDRTYFDKIVASLLPLLEKLTTGKISELLSPDYADILDERPIFDWESIIRKRGIVYIGLDALSDATVAAAVGNSMFADLVSMAGHLYKFGTNDGLPGAFKEKSKPVKINLHCDEFNELMGDEFIPLINKGGGAGIQVTAYTQTLSDIEARIGSKPKAGQTLGNFNTLYMLRVKEPATAELLTKQLHEVTIKRSTVTSSTTDSSNPDDDKAFSSNTGQRISESTVPMLVPANITNLPKGQAFALMDGSKLWKIRMPLPAVDKDDMMPQSLRELTDYMRKNYHVVENWWQPAFTEYTPSRDIAEAFEAMSEPQYKTQIDHQVDNFGIDEPYDIDEEENDE; encoded by the coding sequence ATGTCTGCTAAACATACCTTAGAGGCGTGGTTACGACCTCCTGTTGAATTTTTTCCGGCAGCGGTTCACGCTTCTTGTGCCTTTGTCAGTGCTGCAGCTCCTTGGTCTTTGGCACTCCATCCAAGTATCGGTTACAGTATTGCAGCTGGTTTTGGAGCATTGAGCTTTTATCGGGCAAAACAAGGTTGGCAAATTGTGCGTTACCATCGCAACCTGAAACGTTTGCCTAATTATTCAATGACAAGCAAGCAAATTCCGGTCAGTAATAAGTATCTGTTTGTCGGTAAGGGATTTGAATGGAAACCTATTCACACTCAACGGTTACACGATTGTTTTTCGGATAACGGTTCAAAATATCTGGAGCCTTCTAAGCTATTTAAAATGGCTCGTGAGTATGAAAAACGACACGAAAATTGGCTAACACATCTTACCTCAAAGGATAGCCGGTGGAATCTGGTTAGACCTCTGCCACCTGTTGAGGGTATTCCTGCTATCCATGGAATTGAGCCGGATGAGGTTGATGTCGTTCAATCCGTTAGCTCTCGGGTTGGGCATACGGTAGTATTCGGTACAACACGTGTCGGTAAAACTCGTTTAGCTGAGGTCTTTGTTACCCAGGATATCCACCGAGGTAAAACTGCTGATGAGCGTGAAGTGGTAGTCTTCTTTGATCCGAAAGGCGATGCCGATATGCTCAAACGAATGTATGCGGAGGCAAAACGAGCGGGGCGAGAAGATGAGTTTTATGTTTTCCATCTAGGTTATCCCGAAATTTCTGCCCGTTATAACCCAGTAGGACGCTTTAATCGTATTTCGGAAGTCGCTGGGCGTATTTCAGGACAGCTAAGTGGAGCGGGTAACTCGGCGGCATTTAAAGAGTTCGCTTGGCGATTTGTCAATATCGTCGCACGTGCATTAGTTGAATTGGGAAATCGCCCAAACTATGTTCAAATTTCCCAGTTTGTACAAAATATTGATTCATTATTCCTTGATTATGCGGAAAAATTCATTCGTAAAACCGATCCAAAAATTTGGGAAAATTTAGCAACCATCGCCGCTGGACTGGATGAAAAAGCACTTCCTTTCGGAATGAAAGACCGTCCGCTGATTTTTGTGATCAACAAGTACATTGCTGAAAGTGCAGTCTTTGACCCAATTCTACAAGGACTTGCCAGTGCTGTACGCTATGACCGTACCTATTTCGATAAAATTGTTGCCTCATTGTTGCCGTTATTGGAAAAATTAACGACAGGGAAAATTTCTGAGCTGTTATCCCCGGATTATGCTGATATTTTGGATGAACGTCCGATTTTTGACTGGGAATCCATTATTCGTAAACGAGGAATCGTTTATATTGGTTTAGATGCTCTCTCTGATGCGACAGTTGCGGCCGCTGTAGGAAACAGTATGTTTGCTGACTTAGTCTCAATGGCAGGTCATTTATATAAATTTGGGACAAATGACGGATTACCGGGAGCATTCAAAGAAAAATCCAAACCAGTGAAAATTAATCTTCATTGTGATGAATTTAATGAATTGATGGGTGATGAATTTATCCCTCTCATCAACAAAGGCGGTGGTGCTGGAATACAAGTAACTGCTTATACACAAACACTCTCCGACATTGAAGCTCGTATCGGCAGTAAACCGAAAGCGGGACAAACCTTAGGTAACTTCAATACACTCTATATGCTGAGGGTAAAAGAACCGGCTACGGCAGAATTACTCACAAAACAGTTACACGAAGTGACGATTAAACGTAGCACGGTCACGTCCAGTACAACTGACTCCAGTAATCCTGACGATGATAAGGCGTTTAGCTCCAATACCGGACAGCGTATCAGCGAAAGTACCGTTCCTATGTTGGTTCCGGCCAACATTACCAATTTACCAAAAGGACAAGCATTCGCTTTAATGGACGGTAGTAAATTATGGAAAATTCGAATGCCGTTACCTGCTGTCGATAAAGATGATATGATGCCTCAATCTTTACGAGAGCTGACAGATTATATGCGTAAAAACTATCACGTTGTTGAAAATTGGTGGCAACCGGCATTTACAGAATATACGCCGTCCCGAGACATTGCAGAAGCATTTGAAGCGATGTCGGAGCCTCAATATAAAACACAGATAGACCATCAAGTAGATAATTTCGGCATAGATGAACCTTACGATATTGATGAAGAGGAAAATGATGAGTAG
- a CDS encoding integrating conjugative element protein, PFL_4701 family codes for MSYSPANAFSVASGIDPFRLKIMIAIIFLSLLLLAVAWALNSGYKGFSFRDKSPFSLLVLFLKGVALLACVTYFFIY; via the coding sequence ATGTCTTACTCCCCTGCGAATGCGTTTTCTGTTGCCAGCGGTATCGACCCTTTTAGATTGAAAATCATGATCGCCATTATTTTTCTTTCATTACTGCTCTTAGCCGTCGCTTGGGCATTGAATAGTGGTTATAAGGGATTTTCATTTAGAGATAAAAGTCCTTTTTCACTTTTAGTTTTATTTCTCAAAGGAGTGGCACTGTTAGCTTGTGTTACTTATTTCTTTATCTATTAG
- the topB_1 gene encoding DNA topoisomerase 3: MKLFICEKPSQARDLAGVLGATSKGEGLLATADKSIIVTWGFGHLVEQYQPEDYDEAWKRWAFETLPIIPAQWKMTPKKESKKQYSVVIGLIKKATSVVIATDADREGEMIARELLDLAGYRGQIQRCWLSALDDASIRKALQTLKSGKETEALYYAGMGRSRSDWLIGMNFSRLFTLMAQAKGYSGKPLSVGRVQSPTLTLVVNRDREIANFVPKSHYALAVQLTTTSGETFVAGLAVPEQYLDESGLCLDSRVIQQAEAQIKQTGLAKVVTVETKREKKSPPLLYALSDLQGECNRLFGFGAQQVLDIAQSLYEEHKITTYPRTDCGYLPESQFSDVPNVIRSLVASDSGLQTLLPKLNLRQKSRAWDDKKITAHHGIIPTIKKADLSKLSEEEMKVYDLIRRRYLAQFLPHLEMDKTVATLQSSGHTLVARGNVIVAQGWRILFGKNVDEETGNDDEKQGLPVLTKNQQCNVTHSEVRTLQTKPPAHYTEGTLLDAMKNAARFVTDPRLKQRLRETEGLGTEATRAGLIQGLIDKGFLLKKKKSLVASAEAVALIDSLPDLLKNPGLTALWEQALNQIAEGSMTLDAFMQKQEAFVKQLIGSCMQQGMSLGNIEIRKCSECGKPMRKINHAKGTFWGCTGYPDCQHKEADKKVKSASNKSAKKSSNLNVLDQLNKLRSQL; encoded by the coding sequence ATGAAATTATTTATTTGTGAAAAGCCATCTCAAGCTCGAGATCTTGCCGGCGTATTGGGTGCTACTTCAAAAGGTGAAGGCTTGCTGGCGACTGCGGATAAATCTATTATTGTCACTTGGGGGTTCGGGCATCTCGTTGAGCAATATCAGCCGGAAGATTATGATGAAGCGTGGAAACGCTGGGCATTTGAAACATTACCCATTATTCCTGCTCAGTGGAAAATGACACCGAAAAAAGAGTCTAAGAAGCAATATTCTGTTGTAATAGGGCTTATCAAAAAAGCAACCTCCGTGGTCATTGCGACCGATGCTGATCGAGAAGGTGAGATGATTGCTCGTGAGCTGTTAGATTTAGCTGGATACCGAGGTCAAATCCAACGTTGCTGGCTATCAGCTCTGGATGATGCCAGTATTCGAAAGGCTCTTCAAACACTCAAATCAGGTAAAGAAACCGAGGCTCTTTACTACGCCGGTATGGGACGTAGCCGCTCGGACTGGTTGATTGGAATGAACTTCTCCCGTTTATTTACCTTAATGGCTCAAGCAAAAGGCTATTCCGGTAAGCCATTGAGCGTTGGTCGAGTACAAAGTCCAACATTAACTCTTGTGGTTAATCGAGATAGAGAAATTGCTAATTTCGTGCCTAAATCTCATTATGCGTTAGCGGTTCAGCTGACAACAACCTCTGGTGAAACTTTCGTTGCCGGGCTTGCAGTACCTGAACAGTATTTGGATGAGTCCGGACTTTGCCTTGATAGTCGTGTCATACAACAAGCCGAAGCTCAAATTAAACAAACAGGCTTAGCCAAAGTGGTGACGGTTGAAACTAAACGAGAGAAAAAATCTCCACCGTTACTCTACGCATTAAGTGATTTACAAGGCGAATGTAACCGCTTGTTTGGCTTTGGGGCTCAGCAGGTGTTGGATATCGCACAATCCCTTTACGAAGAGCATAAAATCACGACTTATCCCCGTACAGACTGTGGTTATCTGCCAGAATCACAATTTTCTGATGTTCCTAACGTAATCCGCTCATTAGTTGCCTCTGATTCAGGGCTACAAACTCTCTTGCCTAAATTAAATTTGCGACAAAAAAGTCGGGCGTGGGACGATAAAAAAATTACCGCTCACCACGGTATTATCCCAACCATTAAAAAAGCTGATTTAAGTAAATTGAGTGAGGAGGAAATGAAGGTCTATGATCTCATTCGCCGCCGATATCTTGCTCAATTCTTACCGCACTTGGAAATGGATAAAACCGTTGCCACTCTGCAATCTAGTGGGCACACTCTGGTTGCTCGGGGAAATGTCATCGTTGCTCAAGGCTGGCGTATCTTGTTTGGCAAAAATGTGGATGAGGAAACTGGTAATGATGATGAGAAACAAGGATTACCTGTATTGACTAAAAATCAGCAATGCAATGTCACTCATTCTGAAGTCCGAACATTGCAAACTAAACCTCCCGCACACTATACAGAGGGGACATTACTCGATGCAATGAAAAATGCCGCTCGCTTTGTGACTGACCCAAGACTCAAACAACGCTTACGTGAAACGGAAGGTTTAGGCACAGAAGCAACCCGTGCCGGATTAATTCAAGGCCTAATTGACAAAGGATTTCTCCTTAAGAAGAAAAAATCACTGGTTGCCTCAGCAGAAGCCGTTGCCTTAATTGATAGTTTGCCGGACTTACTGAAAAATCCCGGTTTAACGGCATTATGGGAACAAGCCCTCAATCAGATTGCCGAAGGTAGTATGACACTTGATGCATTTATGCAAAAGCAAGAAGCATTTGTAAAACAACTTATCGGCAGTTGTATGCAACAGGGAATGTCACTTGGGAATATTGAAATCCGAAAATGTTCAGAATGTGGTAAGCCAATGAGAAAAATCAATCACGCTAAGGGAACATTCTGGGGATGTACTGGTTATCCAGATTGCCAACATAAAGAGGCTGATAAAAAGGTAAAATCAGCTTCAAATAAATCTGCTAAGAAAAGTAGTAATTTAAATGTACTCGATCAACTGAATAAATTAAGAAGCCAGTTATAA